From Rutidosis leptorrhynchoides isolate AG116_Rl617_1_P2 chromosome 3, CSIRO_AGI_Rlap_v1, whole genome shotgun sequence, a single genomic window includes:
- the LOC139900425 gene encoding probable receptor-like protein kinase At2g23200, with amino-acid sequence MVIHRNINSENILLDDNWRAKIVEFGRYVFLPSNINDDALYLNVIDSTNVYMDPEYVETGKLKRESDVYSFGVVMLEILCGMSAKKLMDREGGNDKGLAHLARRWLDEGIIKRMVNPQIKGENADNTFVLNKGTNEDFLDTFIAIMDKCLKLKQNQRPTMQVVIKELEKALSFQENNKDTLRLSFQDIKSATDNFTNCIGGGGFGGVFKGNFSHGDGTRHTIIVAKKLVGYSEETEEKIIVLENASIGSLDKHLNNARLTWHNRLKICIDVAIALDFLHGGVEGQDVVLHRDIKTANVLLFDDWKAKLSDFGLSLISTINKDSNYAIDHACGTKGYVDDSYLKSSTLTMESDIYSFGVVLFEILCGREINVISRNKSMSILRFIKQKIEEGKQGDMIFRGIKDEIMSKSLNAFLNIVCKCLDDNREKRPKSKEVLTQLKNAMELQVRYNMNAIWVTSLAKNAIESAHPTLAKPIMSLDSNEHSGDFEAELESQQPGSFPWPLCTVPSPYPPNQSGYYNKQ; translated from the exons ATGGTTATACACCGGAATATTAATAGTGAAAACATTTTATTGGACGATAATTGGAGAGCAAAGATTGTTGAATTTGGGCGCTATGTATTTCTGCCTTCGAATATAAATGACGATGCTCTCTACCTCAATGTGATTGATTCCACAAATGTTTACATGGATCCTGAATATGTTGAGACTGGTAAACTGAAAAGAGAATCAGATGTATACAGTTTTGGAGTAGTTATGCTCGAAATTCTATGTGGAATGTCTGCTAAAAAACTTATGGATCGTGAAGGTGGTAATGACAAAGGTTTGGCGCATTTGGCAAGACGATGGTTGGACGAGGGAATAATAAAGAGAATGGTCAATCCTCAAATAAAAGGAGAAAATGCTGATAACACATTTGTTCTAAATAAAGGGACCAATGAAGACTTTTTGGATACCTTCATAGCAATTATGGATAAGTGTCTGAAGTTAAAGCAGAACCAACGTCCAACGATGCAAGTGGTGATCAAGGAACTTGAGAAAGCATTATCTTTTCAA GAAAATAATAAAGATACCTTGAGATTGTCATTTCAAGACATTAAATCAGCCACAGATAACTTTACAAATTGCATCGGAGGAGGAGGCTTTGGAGGAGTATTTAAAGGGAACTTTTCACATGGAGATGGTACTCGCCATACTATCATCGTCGCAAAAAA GCTAGTAGGCTATAGCGAAGAAACAGAAGAAAAAATTATCGTTCTTGAGAATGCATCCATTGGAAGTCTCGATAAACATTTGAATAATGCTAGACTTACATGGCATAACCGACTTAAGATATGCATCGATGTTGCTATTGCACTTGATTTTCTTCATGGAGGTGTTGAAGGACAAGACGTAGTGTTACACAGGGACATTAAAACTGCCAATGTTTTATTGTTTGATGATTGGAAAGCAAAACTCAGCGATTTTGGTCTGTCCTTAATAAGTACAATCaataaagattcaaactatgcGATCGATCATGCTTGTGGCACAAAGGGATATGTTGATGATTCATACTTGAAATCGAGTACATTAACCATGGAATCTGATATCTATTCATTTGGAGTAGTTTTGTTTGAGATCTTGTGTGGGAGAGAAATAAATGTGATCTCAAGAAACAAGAGTATGTCTATACTTAGATTCATTAAACAAAAGATTGAGGAAGGAAAACAAGGTGACATGATTTTTAGAGGTATAAAGGATGAAATCATGTCAAAATCTTTGAATGCATTTCTTAACATTGTTTGCAAGTGCTTAGATGATAATAGAGAAAAACGACCAAAATCAAAAGAAGTTTTAACACAACTGAAGAATGCTATGGAGTTGCAA GTTCGTTATAATATGAATGCGATTTGGGTAACATCTTTAGCTAAGAACGCG ATTGAATCAGCCCATCCAACCTTAGCTAAGCCAATCATGTCGTTGGATTCCAATGAACATAGTGGGGACTTCGAAGCAGAGCTTG AGAGTCAACAACCTGGGTCGTTTCCTTGGCCTCTGTGTACGGTTCCTTCTCCTTACCCTCCAAACCAGAGTGGCTACTATAATAAACAGTGA